In Microtus ochrogaster isolate Prairie Vole_2 unplaced genomic scaffold, MicOch1.0 UNK148, whole genome shotgun sequence, a genomic segment contains:
- the LOC101998404 gene encoding granzyme C-like → MAPVLILLTFLLLLGGAGAEEIIGGHEVKPHYRPYMAFITFVKDNGRSGGCGGFLVQDNFVLTAAHCRGSSMRVTLGAHDFKMQEETQQAIPVAKAIPHPDYNPKDGSNDIMLLKLERKAKRTKAVKPLNLPRRNVQVKPGDMCYVAGWGKMDPKGDFSNTLQEVELTVQKDQECESRFQGYYNKATGICVGDPKVNRAFFKGDDGGPLVCKKAAAGIASFGGPDGSAPMVFTRVSSFLSWIKKTMKSS, encoded by the exons ATGGCTCCAGTCCTGATTCTCCTGACCTTTCTTCTGCTGCTtggaggagctggtgcag AGGAGATCATCGGGGGCCATGAGGTCAAGCCCCACTACCGCCCCTACATGGCATTTATTACATTTGTGAAAGATAATGGCAGAAGTGGTGGCTGCGGAGGCTTCCTGGTACAAGACAACTTCGTGCTGACAGCTGCTCACTGCAGGGGAAG CTCAATGAGAGTCACTCTAGGAGCCCACGACTTCAAGATGCAGGAGGAGACCCAGCAAGCCATCCCTGTGGCAAAAGCCATCCCACACCCAGACTACAATCCTAAGGATGGCTCCAATGACATCATGCTCTTAAAG CTGGAGAGGAAGGCCAAGAGGACTAAAGCTGTGAAGCCCCTCAACCTGCCCAGGCGTAATGTCCAAGTGAAGCCAGGGGACATGTGCTATGTGGCTGGTTGGGGAAAGATGGACCCAAAGGGTGACTTTTCAAACACACTTCAAGAGGTAGAGCTGACAGTCCAGAAGGACCAGGAGTGTGAGTCTCGCTTTCAAGGCTATTACAACAAAGCCACTGGGATCTGTGTGGGGGACCCAAAGGTCAATCGTGCTTTCTTTAAG GGTGATGATGGAGGACCTCTCGTGTGTAAAAAAGCAGCTGCAGGCATTGCCTCCTTTGGCGGTCCTGATGGGTCTGCACCAATGGTCTTCACCAGAGTGTCAAGTTTCCTATCctggataaagaaaacaatgaaaagcagCTAA